The sequence below is a genomic window from bacterium.
GAGGCGATGCCGCAGTGCCGGGATATAGTTCTCCTCGATGTCGTCGATGGAGATGTTGACCCTGCCGTCCATAACCGCTGAGATCCGGGCAGCCCATATGATAGCGTTCAGACCCCGTGGCGAAGCTCCATAGCGGATGAAGCGGGAAACGCTCTCTGGAGCCCCGACTTTTCCGGGATGAGTTTTGTGGATCAGCTGTACCACGAAATCGTAAATGCGGTCTGTGATGGGGATGTCGATGACCGCTTTCCTCATGTCGATGATCCGCTGACGCGAAAGGACCGTTTTAACCTTCTTGCCAGGTCCCGGCCCGTTCACATTGAGCCTGCCTATCCGTTTCAGGTTCTCTTCGGTCGGGAAAGGGACCACCAGCTTGAACATGAAACGGTCGAGCTGGGCCTCCGGAAGAGGGTAGGTGCCGGCCATCTCGATGGGGTTCTGGGTGGCGAGGGTGAAAAACAGTTCATCGAGGGCGTGGTTTTTTCCAAAGACTGTAGCCTCGTGCTCTTCCATGGCCTGAAGCATTGCGG
It includes:
- a CDS encoding AAA family ATPase; this encodes MEPKTLKDIPSVIQDIRDDLARVKIEFGRRIVGNEEILGFIIKALLSNGHVLLEGAPGLGKTLMIRTLSDILDLKFRRVQFTPDLMPADIIGTNIIVEDGEGGRHFRFEEGPVFTNILLADEINRASPKTQSAMLQAMEEHEATVFGKNHALDELFFTLATQNPIEMAGTYPLPEAQLDRFMFKLVVPFPTEENLKRIGRLNVNGPGPGKKVKTVLSRQRIIDMRKAVIDIPITDRIYDFVVQLIHKTHPGKVGAPESVSRFIRYGASPRGLNAIIWAARISAVMDGRVNISIDDIEENYIPALRHRLVMRFEGEIEGISSDRVLEEIFRSVRKQF